The Rattus rattus isolate New Zealand chromosome 1, Rrattus_CSIRO_v1, whole genome shotgun sequence genome includes a region encoding these proteins:
- the Mettl7b gene encoding methyltransferase-like protein 7B, producing MDVLVPLLQLLVLLLTLPLHLLALLGCWQPICKTYFPYLMATLTARSYKKMESKKRELFSQIKDLKGTSNEVTLLELGCGTGANFQFYPPGCKVTCLDPNPNFEKFLTKSMAENRHLQYERFIVAYGENMKQLADSSMDVVVCTLVLCSVQSPRKVLQEVQRVLKPGGLLFFWEHVSEPQGSQALLWQRVLEPTWKHIGDGCHLTRETWKDIERAQFSEVQLEWQPPPFKWLPVGPHIMGKAVK from the exons ATGGATGTCCTGGTTCCATTGCTGcagctgctggtgctgctcctgACTCTGCCTTTACACCTGCTGGCTCTGCTGGGCTGCTGGCAGCCCATATGCAAAACCTACTTCCCCTACCTAATGGCCACACTAACAGCCAGGTCCTACAAAAAGATGGAGAGCAAGAAGCGAGAACTATTTAGCCAGATAAAAGATCTTAAGGGGACTTCCAACGAAGTGACCCTGCTGGAGCTGGGCTGTGGCACTGGTGCCAACTTCCAGTTCTACCCGCCTGGCTGCAAGGTCACCTGTCTGGACCCAAACCCCAACTTTGAGAAGTTTCTGACCAAGAGCATGGCTGAGAACAGGCACCTCCAATACGAGCGCTTCATTGTGGCGTACGGAGAAAACATGAAACAGCTGGCCGACAGCTCCATGGATGTGGTGGTCTGTACCCTGGTGCTGTGTTCTGTGCAGAGCCCCAGAAAAGTCCTTCAGGAAGTCCAGAGAGTCCTGAAGCCG GGAGGCCTGCTGTTCTTCTGGGAGCATGTGTCTGAGCCTCAGGGAAGCCAGGCCCTCCTGTGGCAGCGAGTTTTAGAACCTACCTGGAAACACATCGGAGATGGCTGCCACCTCACCAGAGAGACCTGGAAAGACATTGAGAGGGCACAGTTCTCTGAAGTCCAACTGGAATGGCAGCCCCCTCCCTTCAAGTGGTTACCTGTTGGGCCCCACATCATGGGGAAAGCTGTGAAATAA